In a single window of the Pseudogemmatithrix spongiicola genome:
- the rpsO gene encoding 30S ribosomal protein S15: MAFVKTAVIEKNRQHETDTGSTQVQVAVLTERINYLTEHFRTHHKDHHGRRGLLKMVGQRKRLLKYLQRSDIAAYRKIIADLGLRY, encoded by the coding sequence ATGGCGTTTGTCAAGACGGCGGTGATTGAGAAGAACCGCCAGCACGAGACCGACACGGGCTCGACTCAGGTGCAGGTTGCGGTTCTCACTGAGCGTATCAACTACCTCACCGAGCACTTCCGCACCCACCACAAGGACCACCACGGTCGCCGTGGTCTCCTGAAGATGGTCGGACAGCGCAAGCGCCTGCTCAAGTATCTGCAGCGCTCTGACATTGCGGCGTACCGCAAGATCATCGCCGATCTCGGCCTGCGCTACTAA
- a CDS encoding DUF2975 domain-containing protein, with translation MKLFAPAPSNAVRLAWRALGLLTLGNGVYALFVLGMGLALLIAPDATMTAIGVREDVDRSRILPAMRVLVLIGLAGAYLVHRLLKTLRAIVSTIGDGDAFVAANADRLETLGRQLIGLELLHLAVGLVTSLGSTAQQPLDVDWNFSVTPWLTILLVFVLAQVFREGARLRRELDGVV, from the coding sequence ATGAAGCTCTTCGCCCCCGCCCCCTCCAACGCCGTCCGCCTCGCCTGGCGGGCCCTCGGCCTCCTGACCCTCGGCAACGGGGTCTATGCCCTCTTCGTCCTGGGCATGGGGCTCGCGCTCCTCATCGCCCCGGACGCCACGATGACGGCCATCGGCGTCCGCGAGGACGTCGACCGCAGCCGCATCCTCCCCGCCATGCGCGTACTGGTGCTCATCGGGCTCGCCGGGGCCTACCTCGTGCATCGGCTGCTCAAGACCCTGCGGGCCATCGTTAGCACGATCGGTGACGGCGACGCCTTCGTGGCCGCAAACGCCGACCGGCTCGAGACGCTCGGCCGCCAGCTCATCGGGCTCGAGCTGCTGCACCTCGCCGTGGGCCTCGTGACCTCGCTCGGCTCCACCGCCCAGCAACCCCTCGACGTGGACTGGAACTTCTCGGTCACGCCCTGGCTCACGATCCTGCTGGTCTTCGTGCTCGCGCAGGTGTTCCGCGAGGGGGCGCGCTTGCGCCGCGAACTCGACGGCGTGGTCTGA
- a CDS encoding helix-turn-helix domain-containing protein — MAIIVRLDELLADRGMTLTELSQRVGITLANLSVLKSGRARAVRFSTLAAVCDALQCQPGDLLAYDATVPDREDDDA; from the coding sequence ATGGCCATCATCGTCCGGCTGGACGAACTCCTCGCTGACCGCGGCATGACGCTCACCGAACTCTCGCAGCGCGTCGGCATCACGCTCGCCAACCTCTCGGTGCTCAAGTCGGGCCGCGCGCGCGCCGTCCGCTTCTCCACGCTCGCCGCCGTCTGCGACGCCCTCCAGTGCCAACCCGGCGACCTGCTCGCCTACGACGCCACCGTCCCTGACCGCGAGGATGACGATGCCTGA